One window of Cydia strobilella chromosome 10, ilCydStro3.1, whole genome shotgun sequence genomic DNA carries:
- the LOC134744763 gene encoding histidine-rich glycoprotein-like, which translates to MGLNISPMPPPHAMPCGPHCGTYCAPHCYHHRPPPPPPFHHHPPPPHHHHPPPPPHHHPPPPHHHHPPPPPFHHPPHHHGPPPHWR; encoded by the exons ATGGGGTTGAATATTTCAC CGATGCCGCCGCCTCACGCAATGCCCTGTGGGCCGCATTGCGGTACTTACTGCGCGCCGCACTGCTATCACCACCgaccgccaccgccgccgccattCCACCACCATCCGCCGCCGCCACATCATCACCATCCACCGCCGCCACCTCATCACCACCCTCCCCCACCGCATCATCATCACCCGCCGCCGCCACCGTTCCACCACCCACCGCACCACCACGGGCCGCCGCCTCACTGGCGATAG